One Mangifera indica cultivar Alphonso chromosome 4, CATAS_Mindica_2.1, whole genome shotgun sequence genomic region harbors:
- the LOC123213471 gene encoding class V chitinase-like has translation MMQKIIMIDLFYIFLCISIAQTNWVRVGYYSYSTYESPVSEINSSLFTHIIFAYTDVDSTSYQLSLSPAVEEHLSTFTLTVKKKNTSVITLLSIGGQNADYLTFSSMVSDSSYRKSFIDSSIRMARRYGFQGLDFAWQYPKTSSDMFNVGVLFQELKAAADLEAKNSKQSQLILTTRVKYSPLVSLESYPIAMIQQNLDWVHVVSADFTTPLSSKCTGAHAALYDPITSVDTDYGITEWINGGLSANKIVLSLSFYGYTWTLKSPMDNGIGAAATGAAINEPSGFVTYRYIKNYIEENGRDAPVMYNSTYVVNYWSKEELGLVLTMLRPLELRFLMPRRKSYLATMCGKSPMMLTGCFLKLQLKWR, from the exons ATGATGCAGAAGATTATCATGATTGATCTTTTCTATATTTTCCTTTGTATTTCTATAGCGCAAACAAACTGGGTTAGGGTTGGTTATTACTCGTATTCAACATACGAGTCCCCCGTTTCGGAGATAAATTCTTCTCTCTTCACCCACATTATTTTTGCTTATACTGACGTGGATTCCACCTCCTACCAGCTTTCTTTATCACCGGCTGTTGAAGAACACCTGTCTACCTTCACACTtactgtgaaaaaaaaaaacacatctGTCATTACACTGCTATCCATTGGGGGTCAAAATGCAGATTATTTAACCTTTTCTTCAATGGTAAGTGATTCTTCTTACAGAAAATCCTTCATCGATTCCTCGATAAGAATGGCCCGACGTTACGGCTTTCAAGGCCTTGACTTTGCTTGGCAATATCCAAAGACATCTTCTGATATGTTCAATGTGGGTGTTCTATTTCAAGAGTTGAAAGCTGCCGCTGATTTAGAGGCGAAAAACTCCAAACAGTCACAACTAATCTTGACGACTAGGGTTAAATATTCGCCATTGGTATCATTAGAAAGTTACCCTATCGCGATGATACAACAAAATTTGGATTGGGTCCATGTTGTGTCAGCAGATTTTACTACTCCTCTCTCGAGCAAGTGTACCGGTGCTCATGCAGCTCTGTATGATCCAATTACTTCTGTTGATACAGATTATGGTATAACAGAATGGATCAACGGAGGATTATCAGctaataaaatagttttgtctttgtctttctaTGGCTATACATGGACGCTGAAGAGCCCGATGGACAATGGTATTGGTGCTGCAGCAACGGGAGCCGCCATTAATGAACCGAGTGGGTTTGTAACATATAGGTATATCAAGAATTACATTGAGGAAAATGGTCGAGATGCTCCTGTAATGTACAATTCAACTTATGTGGTGAATTACTGGTCAAAGGAAGAACTTGGATTGGTTTTGACGATGTTGAGGCCATTAGAGCTAAGATTTCTTATGCCAAGGAGAAAAAGCTACTTGGCTACTATGTGTGGCAAGTCTCCTATGATGTTAACTGGGTGCTTTCTAAAACTGCAG CTGAAGTGGAGATAA
- the LOC123214334 gene encoding cysteine-rich receptor-like protein kinase 25 translates to MKDHLLEIFNSNIPSLTEYTLAEIEAATNGFSIENKLGQGGYGPVYKGILPNGEVIAAKKLSKTSTQGFEEFKNEVMLTAKLQHVNLVRVLGFCLDNEEQILIYEYMQNKSLDFYLFDPLIRLILDWKKRVYIIEGVIQGLLYLQEYSRLTVIHRDLKVNNVLLDGKMKPKISDFGMARIFVKDDLEANTNRIFGTV, encoded by the exons ATGAaa GATCATCTGCTGGAGATTTTTAATTCCAACATTCCTAGTCTGACAGAATATACATTGGCGGAGATAGAGGCAGCAACCAATggattttcaattgaaaataagcTTGGACAAGGAGGATATGGCCCTGTTTATAAG GGAATATTGCCAAATGGAGAAGTAATAGCAGCGaagaaactttcaaaaacatccaCCCAAGGATTTGAGGAATTTAAGAATGAGGTTATGCTTACTGCCAAGCTCCAACATGTGAATCTTGTCCGAGTTTTGGGTTTTTGCCTTGACAATGAAGAACAGATACTCATCTACGAATACATGCAAAACAAAAGCTTAGACTTTTACCTTTTTG ACCCCCTTATACGTCTTATTTTGGATTGGAAAAAGCGTGTGTATATTATCGAAGGAGTTATTCAAGGACTTTTATATCTCCAAGAATATTCAAGATTGACTGTTATTCATCGagatttaaaagttaataatgtgttattagaTGGAAAAATGAAACCCAAAATATCAGATTTTGGAATGGCTAGAATATTTGTCAAAGATGATCTTGAAGCAAATACAAATCGTATTTTTGGAACAGTATAA
- the LOC123213469 gene encoding cysteine-rich receptor-like protein kinase 10: MMQKIIMIDLFYIFLSISIAQTNWVRVGYYWYSIYKFPVSEIDSSLFTHIICAHTAVNSSSYQLSLSSAEEENLSTFTLTVKQNNPSVTTLLSIGGRYANYSTISSMVSNSSYRKSFIDSSIRIARRYGFQGLDFAWIYPNTTSDTFNMGVLFKELKAAADLEAKHSNQSQLILTAAVYYLPAVFSESYPIEMIQQNLDWVHVLSNEFTSPLKSNFTGAHAALYNPSNLFDTNYGIREWINGGLSANRIVLGLFFYGYAWTLKNPKDNGIGAEATGAIINKPLGGGVTYREIKNYIEDHGRDVPVKYNSTYVVNYWSKGTTWIGFDDVEAIRTKVSYAKEKKLLGYFVWEVAFDFNWALSKTAAEVEIKDSSVQVDNESRNNKKRSSLVIPLSTTAAVALLIGIFFTFYCWRRNHKLKASSAGEFSSNIPSLTEYTLAEIEAATNGFSIENKLGQGGYGPVYKGILPNGEVIAAKKLSKTSTQGFEEFKNEVMLTAKLQHVNLVRVLGFCIDKEEQILVYEYMENKSLDFYLFDPMRRLILDWKKRVHIIEGITQGLLYLQEYSRLTIIHRDIKASNVLLDGEMNSKISDFGMARIFVKDDLEANTSHIVGTIGYVPPEYALRGIYSTKSDVYSFGVLLLQIISGKRISLLYGSNESLSLLDYAYELWNHGKAMEFMDETLDDTSLSCKLTRCLHIALLCVQENPMDRPSMLEVFFMLKTEMSDMMIPKRPAFSKQNESTVVHLKGHSGSPSSINDVTVSNVSAR, translated from the exons ATGATGCAGAAGATTATTATGATTGATCTTTTCTATATTTTCCTTTCTATTTCTATAGCGCAAACAAACTGGGTTAGGGTTGGTTATTACTGGTATTCAATTTACAAGTTCCCCGTTTCGGAGATAGATTCTTCTCTCTTCACCCACATAATTTGTGCTCATACCGCTGTGAATTCCTCCTCCTACCAGCTTTCTTTATCATCAGCTGAAGAAGAAAACCTGTCTACCTTCACACTTACTGTGAAACAAAACAACCCATCTGTCACTACACTGCTATCCATTGGGGGTAGATATGCAAATTATTCAACCATTTCTTCAATGGTAAGCAATTCTTCTTACAGGAAATCTTTCATCGATTCCTCGATAAGAATAGCCCGACGCTACGGCTTTCAAGGCCTTGATTTTGCTTGGATTTATCCAAACACAACCTCTGATACGTTCAATATGGGTGTTCTATTTAAAGAGTTGAAAGCAGCTGCTGATTTAGAGGCGAAACACTCCAACCAGTCACAACTAATCTTGACGGCTGCCGTTTATTATTTGCCAGCGGTATTCTCAGAAAGTTACCCCATCGAGATGATACAACAAAATTTGGATTGGGTCCATGTTTTGTCCAATGAATTTACTAGTCCTCTCAAGAGCAACTTTACCGGTGCTCATGCAGCTCTGTATAATCCTAgtaatttatttgatacaaaTTATGGCATAAGAGAATGGATCAACGGAGGATTATCAGCTAATAGAATTGTTTTGGGTTTGTTTTTCTATGGCTATGCATGGACGCTCAAGAACCCGAAGGACAATGGTATCGGTGCAGAAGCAACTGGAGCTATCATTAATAAACCGCTTGGAGGAGGAGTAACCTATAGGGAAATCAAGAATTACATTGAGGATCATGGTCGAGATGTTCCTGTAAAGTACAATTCAACTTATGTGGTGAATTACTGGTCAAAGGGAACCACTTGGATTGGTTTTGACGATGTTGAGGCCATTAGAACTAAGGTTTCTTATGCCAAGGAGAAAAAACTGCTTGGCTACTTTGTGTGGGAAGTCGCCTTTGATTTTAACTGGGCTCTTTCTAAAACTGCAG ctGAAGTGGAGATAAAAGATTCCTCAGTTCAGGTGGATaatgaaagtagaaataataaaaagaggTCTTCGTTAGTAATCCCTTTGTCTACAACAGCTGCTGTTGCTCTCCTAATAGGAATATTTTTTACGTTTTACTGCTGGAGAAGAAATCATAAACTAAAAG CATCATCTGCTGGAGAATTTAGCTCCAACATTCCTAGTCTGACAGAATATACATTGGCGGAGATAGAGGCAGCAACCAATGGATTTTCAATCGAAAATAAGCTTGGACAAGGAGGATATGGCCCTGTTTATAAG GGAATATTGCCAAATGGAGAGGTAATTGCAGCGaagaaactttcaaaaacatccaCCCAAGGATTTGaggaattcaagaatgaggTTATGCTTACTGCCAAGCTCCAACATGTAAATCTTGTCCGAGTTTTGGGTTTTTGCATTGACAAGGAAGAACAAATACTCGTCTACGAATACATGGAAAACAAAAGCTTAGACTTTTACCTTTTCG ATCCCATGAGACGGCTTATTCTGGATTGGAAAAAACGTGTGCATATTATTGAAGGAATTACTCAAGGGCTTTTATATCTTCAAGAATATTCAAGGTTAACTATCATTCATCGAGATATAAAAGCAAGTAATGTGTTATTAGACGGAGAAATGAATTCCAAAATATCTGATTTTGGAATGGCCAGAATATTTGTCAAAGATGATCTTGAAGCAAACACAAGTCATATTGTTGGAACAAT TGGTTATGTTCCTCCTGAATATGCTCTAAGAGGCATATACTCTACCAAATccgatgtttatagttttggggtTTTACTTCTGCAAATCATAAGTGGCAAAAGGATTTCCCTTTTATATGGTTCAAATGAAAGTTTAAGTCTTCTAGACTAT gCATATGAGTTGTGGAATCATGGTAAAGCCATGGAATTCATGGATGAAACACTAGACGATACATCTTTGTCATGTAAATTGACGAGATGCTTGCATATAGCTTTGTTGTGTGTCCAAGAAAATCCAATGGATAGGCCATCTATGCTAGAAGTTTTCTTCATGCTCAAAACTGAAATGTCAGATATGATGATTCCAAAAAGACCTGCCTTCTCAAAACAGAATGAATCTACAGTAGTACACTTGAAAGGTCATTCGGGGAGTCCTTCATCAATTAATGATGTAACAGTTTCAAATGTTTCCGCTAGGtga
- the LOC123213705 gene encoding transaldolase, giving the protein MATVSKLCNSPPAALDSSSPSFKPRSSSGLVSFVSLKNKTGFNSKVGSSQLSLRNSHALRGSLVVRCSQPGGNGSATKRTSLHDLYEKEGQSPWYDNLCRPVTDLLPLIASGVRGVTSNPAIFQKAISSSNAYNDQFRELVQSGKDIEAAYWELVIKDIQDACKLFEHIYDDTDGGDGYVSVEVSPRLADDTKGTVEAAKWLHKVVDRPNVYIKIPATAPCIPSIKEVIANGISVNVTLIFSLARYEAVIDAYLDGLEASGLDDLSRVTSVASFFVSRVDTLIDKMLEKIGTPEALDLRGKAAVAQAALAYQLYQKKFSGPRWDSLVKKGAKKQRLLWASTSVKNPAYPDTLYVAPLIGPDTVSTMPDQALQAFVDHGAVSRTIDVNVSEAEGVYSALEKLGIDWNYVGTQLELEGVDAFKKSFDSLLDTLQEKANSLKLVSH; this is encoded by the exons ATGGCTACTGTTTCAAAACTTTGCAATTCACCACCTGCTGCTCTCGACTCTTCTTCACCATCGTTCAAGCCCAGATCCTCTTCTGGGTTGGTTTCTTTCGTTTCTCTCAAAAACAAAACTGGGTTCAATTCCAAAGTTGGGTCCTCTCAGTTGAGCCTTAGAAATAGCCATGCTTTGAGAGGCTCCTTGGT TGTCAGGTGTTCACAACCAGGTGGAAATGGAAGTGCAACAAAAAGAACATCTCTTCATGATCTTTATGAAAAGGAAGGTCAGAGCCCTTGGTATGATAATCTCTGCCGCCCCGTTACAGATTTGCTTCCACTGATTGCCAGTGGTGTGAGAGGTGTAACAAGCAATCCAGCG ATTTTCCAGAAAGCTATTTCATCTTCAAACGCTTACAACGACCAGTTCAG GGAACTTGTACAATCTGGAAAAGACATTGAAGCTGCATACTGGGAACTTGTGATTAAGGACATTCAAGATGCGTGCAAACTTTTTGAGCATATTTATGATGATACTGATGGTGGTGATGGTTATGTTTCAGTTGAAGTTTCACCTAGACTTGCTGATGATACTAAAGGGACTGTGGAAGCTGCAAAATGGCTTCATAAAGTGGTTGACCGCCCCAATGTCTACATTAAGATTCCTGCCACAGCTCCATGTATTCCTTCTATCAAGGAAGTTATAGCAAATGGCATTAGCGTCAATGTGACC CTCATTTTCTCCCTTGCTAGATATGAAGCAGTCATTGATGCTTACTTGGATGGCCTAGAGGCTTCTGGGTTAGATGACCTCTCTAGAGTCACAAGTGTTGCATCCTTTTTTGTTAGTCGAGTTGACACCCTCATTGACAAAATGCTTGAAAAGATTGGAACACCAGAAGCTCTTGATCTCCGGGGAAAG GCTGCTGTGGCTCAAGCTGCCTTGGCATACCAGCTCTACCAGAAGAAGTTTTCTGGTCCAAGATGGGATTCTCTTGTGAAGAAAGGCGCAAAGAAGCAGAGGTTGTTGTGGGCTTCAACCAGCGTTAAGAACCCTGCCTACCCCGATACTTTGTATGTTGCTCCTCTCATTGGACCTGATACG GTTTCAACCATGCCCGACCAAGCTCTCCAAGCATTTGTTGATCACGGTGCTGTTTCAAGGACAATCGATGTAAATGTTTCTGAAGCTGAAGGTGTTTACAGTGCACTCGAGAAGTTGGGAATTGACTGGAACTATGTTGGCACTCAACTTGAACTTGAAGGAGTCGACGCCTTCAAGAAGAGCTTTGACAGTCTACTCGACACCCTGCAAGAGAAGGCAAACTCTCTGAAGCTGGTAAGCCACTAA
- the LOC123213706 gene encoding peptidyl-prolyl cis-trans isomerase FKBP19, chloroplastic isoform X1 → MASISALGSPFFLLKPSSPRTSRAESLQNPHRFWCSASWGESNPMSNIQDIDRRKVLISSIGVLVGALCSSPMNGVASAAEFTDMPALRGKDYGKTKMRYPDYTETESGLQYKDLRPGSGPTPKMGETVVVDWDGYTIGYYGRIFEARNKTKGGSFMGDDKDFFKFRIGSQEVIPAFEEAVRGMALGGVRRIIVPPELGYPENDYNKSGPRPTTFSGQRALDFVLRNQGLIDKTLLFDIELLKIIPN, encoded by the exons ATGGCTTCAATTTCAGCTCTTGGATCTCCTTTCTTCCTTCTCAAACCCTCATCTCCG AGAACGAGCAGAGCTGAGTCCCTTCAGAACCCGCATAGATTTTGGTGTTCTGCTTCGTGGG GTGAAAGTAATCCCATGAGCAATATACAAGACATTGACCGAAGAAAAGTGCTGATATCGTCCATTGGAGTACTAGTTGGAGCCTTGTGCAGTTCACCAATGAATGGAGTAGCTTCTGCAGCTGAATTTACTGATA TGCCAGCACTTAGGGGGAAGGATTATGGCAAGACAAAGATGCGGTATCCAGACTACACAGAAACAGAATCAGGTCTTCAATATAAG GACTTGCGACCGGGAAGTGGACCTACACCAAAGATGGGAGAGACAGTTGTG GTTGATTGGGATGGTTACACGATAGGCTACTATGGCCGCATATTTGAAGCTCGAAACAAAACTAAGGGCGGCTCTTTCATG GGAGATGACAAggactttttcaaatttaggattGGATCTCAAGAG GTAATTCCAGCTTTTGAAGAAGCTGTTAGAGGAATGGCTTTGGGTGGCGTTAGAAG GATCATAGTGCCCCCAGAACTGGGATATCCTGAGAACGACTACAACAAAAGTGGCCCAAGGCCAACTACTTTTTCA GGCCAGCGAGCCTTGGATTTTGTGCTGAGGAACCAAGGACTGATAGACAAGACTTTGCTGTTTGATATCGAGCTCCTCAAAATCATACCAAACTAA
- the LOC123213706 gene encoding peptidyl-prolyl cis-trans isomerase FKBP19, chloroplastic isoform X2, with protein MSNIQDIDRRKVLISSIGVLVGALCSSPMNGVASAAEFTDMPALRGKDYGKTKMRYPDYTETESGLQYKDLRPGSGPTPKMGETVVVDWDGYTIGYYGRIFEARNKTKGGSFMGDDKDFFKFRIGSQEVIPAFEEAVRGMALGGVRRIIVPPELGYPENDYNKSGPRPTTFSGQRALDFVLRNQGLIDKTLLFDIELLKIIPN; from the exons ATGAGCAATATACAAGACATTGACCGAAGAAAAGTGCTGATATCGTCCATTGGAGTACTAGTTGGAGCCTTGTGCAGTTCACCAATGAATGGAGTAGCTTCTGCAGCTGAATTTACTGATA TGCCAGCACTTAGGGGGAAGGATTATGGCAAGACAAAGATGCGGTATCCAGACTACACAGAAACAGAATCAGGTCTTCAATATAAG GACTTGCGACCGGGAAGTGGACCTACACCAAAGATGGGAGAGACAGTTGTG GTTGATTGGGATGGTTACACGATAGGCTACTATGGCCGCATATTTGAAGCTCGAAACAAAACTAAGGGCGGCTCTTTCATG GGAGATGACAAggactttttcaaatttaggattGGATCTCAAGAG GTAATTCCAGCTTTTGAAGAAGCTGTTAGAGGAATGGCTTTGGGTGGCGTTAGAAG GATCATAGTGCCCCCAGAACTGGGATATCCTGAGAACGACTACAACAAAAGTGGCCCAAGGCCAACTACTTTTTCA GGCCAGCGAGCCTTGGATTTTGTGCTGAGGAACCAAGGACTGATAGACAAGACTTTGCTGTTTGATATCGAGCTCCTCAAAATCATACCAAACTAA
- the LOC123213468 gene encoding cysteine-rich receptor-like protein kinase 19, producing the protein MMQKIIIIDLFYIFLSISTAQTNWVRVGYYCDSTDKIPVSDINSSLFTHIIHYSVDVNSTSYQLSFSPAEEEHLSNFTRTVKQNNPSVTTLLSIAVTDENHATFSSMVSNPSHRKSFIDSWIKIARSYGFQGLDFPWYHLDTSSDIFNVGVLFQELKAAADLEAKNSNQSRLILTAQVDYSPTVYSENYPIEKMQQNLDWVHVVSESLTGPLLSNLTGAQAPLYDPTTRRNTNYGITEWINQGLSANKIVLALPFYGYAWSLKSPRDNGIGAAATGPAVAATGPAAAIAEYDDGSVSYREIKNYIEQYGRDAPVMYNSTYVVNYWSKETTWIGFDDVEAIRAKVSYAKEKRLLGYYVSEVSYDFNWVLSKTAAEVEIKNFTVQGDKNFTVQVDIESRKNKKGSSLVIPLSTTAAGALLIGIFFIFYCWRRNIKLKASSAGDFNSNIPSLTAYTLAEIEAATNGFSIENKLGQGGYGPVYKGILPNGEVIAAKKLSKTSTQGFEEFKNEVMLTAKLQHLNLVRVLGFCIDKEEQILIYEYMQNKSLDFYLFDPIRRLSLDWKKRVHIIEGIIQGLLYLQEYSRLTIIHRDLKVSNVLLDKKMNSKISDFGMARIFAKDDLEANTSRIVGTIGYVPPEYALRGTYSTKSDVYSFGVLLLQIISGKRISLLYGPNENLSLLDYAYELWNHGKAMEFMDETLDDTSLSCKLTRCLHIALLCVQENPMDRPSMPEVFSMLKTEMSNMMIPKKPAFSKQNESTTIHLKGHSGYSSSINDVTISDVSAR; encoded by the exons atgatgcaaaagaTTATCATTATTGATCTTTTCTATATTTTCCTTTCTATTTCTACAGCGCAAACAAACTGGGTTAGGGTTGGTTATTATTGTGATTCAACAGACAAGATCCCCGTTTCGGACATAAATTCTTCTCTCTTCACCCATATTATTCATTATTCTGTCGACGTGAATTCCACCTCCTACCAGCTTTCTTTCTCACCGGCTGAAGAAGAACACCTGTCTAATTTCACACGTACTGTCAAACAAAACAACCCTTCTGTCACTACACTGCTATCCATTGCGGTTACAGACGAAAATCATGCAACCTTTTCTTCAATGGTAAGCAATCCTTCTCACAGAAAATCCTTCATCGATTCCTGGATAAAAATAGCCCGATCTTACGGCTTTCAAGGCCTTGACTTTCCTTGGTATCATCTAGACACATCTTCTGATATTTTCAATGTGGGTGTTCTATTTCAAGAGTTAAAAGCTGCTGCTGATTTAGAGGCGAAAAACTCCAACCAGTCCCGACTAATCTTGACGGCTCAGGTTGACTATTCGCCAACGGTATACTCAGAAAATTACCCTATCGAGAAGATGCAACAAAATTTGGACTGGGTCCATGTTGTGTCAGAAAGTCTTACTGGACCTCTCTTGAGCAATCTTACCGGTGCTCAAGCACCTCTGTATGATCCAACTACTCGTCGTAATACGAATTACGGTATAACAGAATGGATCAACCAAGGATTATCagcaaataaaattgttttggcTTTGCCTTTCTATGGCTATGCATGGTCGCTCAAGAGCCCGAGGGACAATGGTATTGGTGCAGCAGCAACGGGACCCGCTGTAGCAGCAACGGGACCCGCCGCCGCCATTGCTGAATATGACGATGGATCAGTAAGCTATAGGGAAATCAAGAATTACATTGAGCAATATGGTCGAGATGCTCCTGTAATGTATAATTCAACTTATGTGGTGAATTACTGGTCAAAGGAAACAACTTGGATTGGTTTTGACGATGTTGAGGCCATTAGAGCTAAGGTTTCTTATGCCAAGGAGAAAAGGTTACTAGGCTACTATGTGTCGGAAGTCTCCTACGATTTTAACTGGGTGCTTTCTAAAACTGCAG CTGAAGTggagataaaaaatttcacagTTCAGGGGGATAAAAATTTCACAGTTCAGGTGGATATTGaaagtagaaaaaataaaaaggggtCTTCGTTAGTAATCCCCTTGTCTACAACAGCTGCTGGTGCCCTTCTAATaggaatattttttatattttactgcTGGAggagaaatataaaattaaaag CATCATCTGCTGGAGATTTTAATTCCAACATTCCTAGTCTGACAGCATATACGTTGGCGGAGATAGAGGCAGCAACCAATggattttcaattgaaaataagcTTGGACAAGGAGGATATGGCCCTGTTTACAAG GGAATATTGCCAAATGGAGAGGTAATAGCAGCGAAGAAACTTTCAAAAACGTCCACCCAAGGATTTGAGGAATTTAAGAATGAGGTTATGCTTACTGCCAAGCTCCAACATCTAAATCTTGTCCGAGTTTTGGGTTTTTGCATTGACAAGGAAGAACAAATACTCATCTACGAATACATGCAAAACAAAAGCTTAGACTTTTACCTTTTCG ATCCTATTAGACGGCTTAGTTTGGATTGGAAAAAGCGTGTGCATATTATTGAAGGAATTATTCAAGGACTTTTATATCTTCAAGAATATTCAAGGTTAACCATTATTCATCGAGATTTAAAAGTAAGCAACGTgttattagataaaaaaatgaattccAAAATATCTGATTTTGGAATGGCTAGAATATTTGCCAAAGATGATCTTGAAGCAAACACAAGTCGTATCGTAGGAACAAT TGGCTATGTTCCTCCTGAATATGCTCTAAGAGGCACATACTCAACCAAATccgatgtttatagttttggggtTCTACTTCTACAAATCATAAGTGGCAAAAGGATTTCCCTTCTGTATGGtccaaatgaaaatttaagtcTTCTAGACTAC GCATATGAGTTGTGGAATCATGGTAAAGCCATGGAATTCATGGATGAAACACTAGACGATACATCTTTGTCATGTAAATTGACGAGATGCTTGCATATAGCTTTGTTGTGTGTCCAAGAAAATCCAATGGATAGGCCATCCATGCCAGAAGTTTTCTCCATGCTCAAAACTGAAATGTCCAATATGATGATTCCAAAGAAGCCTGCTTtctcaaaacaaaatgaatcaACAACAATACACTTAAAAGGTCATTCAGGGTATTCTTCATCAATTAATGATGTAACAATTTCAGATGTTTCCGCTAGATGA